Proteins found in one Triticum urartu cultivar G1812 chromosome 4, Tu2.1, whole genome shotgun sequence genomic segment:
- the LOC125550190 gene encoding dehydrin HIRD11-like: MAGIMHKIEEKLHMGGGSDEHKKAEEHKKKDGEHKKDGEHKEGMMEKIKDKISGDGHGDGKKDGDHKEKKDKKKKKDKKHGEGHKDDDGHGSSSSDSDSD; the protein is encoded by the coding sequence ATGGCCGGCATCATGCACAAGATCGAGGAGAAGCTCCACATGGGCGGCGGCAGCGACGAGCACAAGAAGGCGGAGGAGCACAAGAAGAAGGACGGGGAGCACAAGAAGGACGGCGAGCACAAGGAGGGCATGATGGAGAAGATCAAGGACAAGATCAGCGGCGACGGCCACGGCGACGGCAAGAAGGACGGCGaccacaaggagaagaaggacaagaagaagaagaaggacaagaagCACGGCGAGGGCCACAAGGACGACGACGGCcacggcagcagcagcagcgacagCGACAGCGACTGA